The Pseudomonas azotoformans genome has a segment encoding these proteins:
- the gltB gene encoding glutamate synthase large subunit — protein sequence MKAGLYQPDEFKDNCGFGLIAHMQGEPSHTLLQTAIEALTCMTHRGGINADGKTGDGCGLLIQKPDQFLRAVAKEQFAVDLPKQYAVGMVFFNQDPVKAEAARENMNREILAAGLQLVGWRKVPIDTSVLGRLALERLPQIEQVFIAGSGLSDQDMAIKLFTSRRRSSVSNAADTDHYICSFSHKTIIYKGLMMPADLTAFYPDLSDERLQTAICVFHQRFSTNTLPKWPLAQPFRFLAHNGEINTITGNRNWAVARRTKFANDLMDLEELGPLVNRVGSDSSSMDNMLELMVTGGIDLFRGVRMIIPPAWQNVETMDPDLRAFYEYNSMHMEPWDGPAGVVMTDGRYAVCLLDRNGLRPARWVTTTNGFITLASEIGVWDYKPEDVIAKGRVGPGQILAVDTETGQILDTDAIDNRLKSRHPYKQWLRKNALRIQATMEDNDHGSAFYDVDQLKQYMKMYQVTFEERDQVLRPLGEQGYEAVGSMGDDTPMAVLSQRVRTPYDYFRQQFAQVTNPPIDPLREAIVMSLEVCLGAERNIFQESPEHASRVILSSPVISPAKWRSLMTLDRPGFDRQIIDLNYDESLGLEAAVRNVADQAEEAVRAGRTQIVLTDRHIAPGKLPIHASLATGAVHHRLTEKGLRCDSNILVETATARDPHHFAVLIGFGASAVYPFLAYEVLGDLIRTGEVLGDLYEVFKNYRKGITKGLLKILSKMGISTVTSYRGAQLFEAIGLSEEVCDLSFRGVPSRIKGARFVDIEAEQKALAAEAWSARKPIQQGGLLKFVHGGEYHAYNPDVVNTLQAAVQQGDYAKFKEYTSLVDNRPVSMIRDLFKVKTLDTPMDISEVEPLESILKRFDSAGISLGALSPEAHEALAEAMNRLGARSNSGEGGEDPARYGTIKSSKIKQVATGRFGVTPEYLVNAEVLQIKVAQGAKPGEGGQLPGGKVNGLIAKLRYAVPGVTLISPPPHHDIYSIEDLSQLIFDLKQVNPQALVSVKLVAEAGVGTIAAGVAKAYADLITISGYDGGTGASPLTSIKYAGAPWELGLAETHQTLRGNDLRGKVRVQTDGGLKTGLDVIKAAILGAESFGFGTAPMIALGCKYLRICHLNNCATGVATQNEKLRKDHYIGTVDMVVNFFTYVAEETREWLAKLGVRSLEELIGRTDLLEILEGQTAKQHHLDLTPLLGSDHIPADKPQFCGVERNPPFDKGLLAEKMVEIAGSSINDASGGEFALDICNCDRSIGARISGEIARKHGNQGMAKAPITFRFKGTAGQSFGVWNAGGLHMYLEGDANDYVGKGMTGGKLVIVPPKGSVYKTQDSAIIGNTCLYGATGGKLFAAGTAGERFAVRNSGAHTVVEGTGDHCCEYMTGGFVAVLGKTGYNFGSGMTGGFAYVLDQDNTFVDKVNHELVEIQRISGEAMESYRNHLQHVLDEYVEETGSEWGRNLAENLDDYLRRFWLVKPKAANLKSLLSSIRANPQ from the coding sequence ATGAAAGCAGGTCTGTACCAACCCGATGAATTCAAGGATAACTGCGGTTTCGGCCTGATAGCCCATATGCAGGGCGAGCCCAGTCATACCCTTTTGCAAACGGCCATCGAGGCCCTGACCTGCATGACCCACCGCGGTGGGATCAACGCCGACGGCAAGACCGGTGACGGTTGTGGCTTGCTGATTCAAAAGCCCGACCAGTTCCTGCGCGCTGTCGCAAAAGAGCAATTTGCGGTCGACCTGCCCAAGCAGTACGCCGTGGGCATGGTGTTTTTCAACCAGGACCCGGTCAAGGCCGAAGCCGCCCGCGAGAACATGAACCGCGAGATCCTGGCCGCCGGCCTGCAACTTGTCGGCTGGCGCAAAGTGCCGATCGACACCAGTGTGCTCGGCCGTCTCGCGCTTGAGCGCCTGCCGCAGATCGAACAAGTGTTTATCGCAGGCAGTGGCCTGAGCGACCAGGACATGGCGATCAAGCTGTTCACCTCGCGTCGTCGTTCGTCGGTTTCCAACGCCGCCGACACCGACCACTACATCTGCAGCTTTTCGCACAAGACCATCATTTATAAAGGCCTGATGATGCCGGCGGACCTCACCGCCTTCTATCCAGACCTGAGCGATGAGCGCCTGCAAACCGCAATCTGCGTGTTCCACCAGCGCTTCTCCACCAACACCCTGCCGAAATGGCCGCTAGCCCAGCCATTCCGCTTCCTCGCCCACAACGGCGAGATCAACACCATCACCGGCAACCGCAACTGGGCCGTGGCCCGTCGCACCAAGTTCGCCAACGATTTGATGGACCTGGAAGAGCTCGGCCCGCTGGTTAACCGCGTGGGTTCCGACTCCTCCAGCATGGACAACATGCTCGAACTGATGGTCACCGGCGGCATCGACCTGTTCCGTGGCGTGCGCATGATCATTCCGCCAGCGTGGCAGAACGTCGAAACCATGGACCCGGACCTGCGTGCGTTCTACGAGTACAACTCGATGCACATGGAACCGTGGGACGGCCCGGCCGGCGTGGTCATGACTGACGGCCGCTACGCGGTGTGCCTGCTTGACCGTAACGGTCTGCGCCCGGCGCGTTGGGTCACCACCACCAACGGCTTCATCACCCTCGCGTCGGAAATCGGCGTGTGGGACTACAAGCCTGAAGACGTTATCGCCAAAGGCCGCGTGGGCCCTGGCCAGATTTTGGCCGTGGACACCGAAACCGGTCAGATCCTCGACACCGACGCCATCGACAACCGCCTGAAGTCCCGTCACCCGTACAAGCAATGGCTGCGCAAGAACGCCCTGCGCATCCAGGCGACCATGGAAGACAACGACCACGGTTCGGCTTTCTACGATGTCGACCAGCTCAAGCAATACATGAAGATGTACCAGGTCACGTTCGAAGAGCGCGACCAGGTGCTGCGTCCGCTCGGCGAGCAAGGCTACGAGGCGGTCGGTTCCATGGGCGATGACACGCCAATGGCCGTGCTGTCCCAGCGCGTGCGCACGCCGTACGACTATTTCCGCCAGCAGTTCGCCCAGGTGACCAACCCGCCGATCGACCCGCTGCGCGAAGCCATCGTGATGTCGTTGGAAGTGTGCCTCGGTGCCGAGCGCAACATCTTCCAGGAATCGCCTGAGCACGCCTCCCGCGTGATCCTCAGCTCGCCGGTCATTTCCCCGGCCAAGTGGCGCTCGTTGATGACCCTGGATCGCCCAGGCTTCGACCGCCAGATCATCGACCTGAACTACGACGAAAGCCTCGGCCTTGAAGCCGCTGTGCGCAACGTCGCTGACCAGGCCGAAGAAGCCGTGCGCGCCGGTCGTACCCAGATCGTGTTGACCGACCGCCATATCGCACCAGGCAAGCTGCCGATCCACGCTTCCTTGGCGACCGGCGCAGTGCACCACCGCCTGACCGAAAAAGGCCTGCGCTGCGACTCCAACATCCTTGTGGAAACCGCCACCGCCCGCGACCCGCATCACTTCGCGGTGCTGATCGGCTTCGGCGCCTCGGCGGTGTACCCATTCCTCGCGTACGAAGTGCTGGGTGACCTGATCCGCACCGGTGAAGTGCTGGGCGACCTCTACGAGGTGTTCAAGAACTACCGCAAGGGCATCACCAAGGGGTTGCTGAAGATCCTGTCGAAGATGGGCATCTCCACGGTTACCTCGTACCGCGGCGCACAGCTGTTCGAAGCCATCGGCCTGTCCGAAGAGGTTTGCGACCTGAGCTTCCGTGGCGTGCCGAGCCGTATCAAGGGCGCGCGTTTCGTCGACATCGAAGCCGAGCAAAAAGCCCTGGCAGCCGAAGCCTGGAGCGCGCGCAAGCCGATCCAGCAAGGCGGTCTGCTCAAGTTCGTGCACGGTGGCGAATACCACGCCTACAACCCGGACGTGGTCAACACCCTGCAAGCCGCCGTGCAGCAGGGCGACTACGCCAAGTTCAAGGAATACACCTCGCTGGTGGACAACCGCCCGGTGTCGATGATCCGCGATTTGTTCAAGGTGAAGACCCTGGACACGCCGATGGACATCAGCGAAGTCGAGCCGCTGGAGTCGATCCTCAAGCGCTTCGACTCTGCCGGTATCTCGCTGGGCGCCTTGTCGCCTGAGGCTCACGAAGCCCTGGCCGAAGCCATGAACCGCCTGGGTGCGCGTTCCAACTCCGGCGAAGGCGGTGAAGACCCGGCGCGCTACGGCACCATCAAAAGCTCGAAAATCAAGCAGGTTGCGACCGGTCGTTTCGGTGTGACCCCGGAATACCTGGTCAACGCCGAAGTGCTGCAGATCAAGGTGGCTCAGGGCGCCAAGCCCGGTGAGGGCGGCCAACTGCCGGGTGGCAAGGTCAACGGTCTGATCGCCAAGCTGCGTTACGCAGTGCCGGGTGTGACCCTGATTTCGCCGCCGCCGCACCACGACATCTACTCGATTGAAGACTTGTCGCAGCTAATTTTCGACCTGAAACAAGTCAACCCGCAGGCGCTGGTCTCGGTGAAACTGGTAGCAGAAGCCGGCGTGGGCACCATCGCCGCCGGCGTGGCCAAGGCCTATGCCGACCTGATCACCATCTCCGGCTACGACGGCGGCACCGGCGCTTCGCCGCTGACCTCCATCAAGTATGCGGGCGCACCGTGGGAACTCGGCCTGGCTGAAACCCACCAGACCCTGCGCGGCAACGACCTGCGCGGCAAGGTCCGTGTGCAGACCGACGGCGGCTTGAAAACCGGCCTCGACGTGATCAAGGCCGCGATCCTCGGCGCCGAAAGCTTCGGCTTCGGGACTGCGCCAATGATCGCCCTGGGCTGCAAATACCTGCGCATCTGCCACCTGAACAACTGCGCCACCGGTGTCGCCACTCAGAACGAAAAGCTGCGCAAGGATCACTACATCGGCACCGTCGACATGGTGGTGAACTTCTTCACCTACGTCGCCGAAGAGACCCGTGAGTGGCTGGCCAAGCTGGGCGTGCGTTCCCTCGAAGAGCTGATCGGTCGCACCGACCTGTTGGAAATCCTTGAAGGCCAGACCGCCAAGCAACATCACCTGGACCTCACGCCGCTGTTGGGCAGCGATCACATTCCGGCCGACAAACCGCAGTTCTGCGGCGTCGAGCGCAACCCGCCCTTCGACAAAGGCCTGCTGGCCGAAAAGATGGTGGAAATCGCCGGTTCGTCGATCAACGATGCCAGCGGTGGCGAATTCGCCCTGGATATCTGCAACTGCGACCGTTCCATCGGCGCACGCATCTCCGGCGAAATCGCGCGCAAGCACGGCAACCAGGGCATGGCCAAGGCGCCGATCACCTTCCGCTTCAAGGGCACTGCGGGCCAGAGCTTTGGCGTGTGGAACGCCGGCGGCCTGCACATGTACCTGGAAGGTGACGCCAACGACTACGTGGGCAAGGGCATGACCGGCGGCAAGCTGGTGATCGTTCCGCCAAAAGGCAGCGTCTACAAGACTCAGGACAGTGCCATCATCGGCAACACCTGCTTGTACGGCGCCACCGGTGGCAAGCTGTTCGCCGCCGGCACCGCCGGTGAGCGTTTCGCCGTGCGTAACTCCGGTGCCCACACCGTGGTGGAAGGCACTGGCGATCACTGCTGCGAGTACATGACCGGGGGCTTTGTCGCGGTACTGGGCAAGACCGGTTACAACTTCGGTTCGGGCATGACCGGCGGTTTCGCCTACGTGCTCGACCAGGACAACACCTTCGTCGACAAGGTCAACCACGAGTTGGTCGAGATCCAGCGGATCAGCGGCGAAGCCATGGAATCCTACCGGAACCACTTGCAGCACGTGCTGGACGAGTACGTCGAGGAAACCGGCAGCGAATGGGGCCGCAACCTCGCCGAAAACCTCGATGATTACCTGCGTCGTTTCTGGCTGGTCAAGCCCAAGGCTGCCAACCTGAAATCGTTGCTTTCCAGCATCCGTGCCAACCCGCAGTGA
- the hemE gene encoding uroporphyrinogen decarboxylase produces MTALKNDRFLRALLKQPVDVTPVWMMRQAGRYLPEYRASRANAGDFMSLCMNPEFACEVTMQPLDRYPQLDAAILFSDILTIPDAMGQGLYFETGEGPRFKKVVSTLADIEALPIPDPHKDLGYVMDAVSTIRRELNGRVPLIGFSGSPWTLATYMVEGGSSKDFRKTKAMLYDNPQAMHLLLDKLAQSVTSYLNAQIMAGAQAVQIFDTWGGNLSAAAYQEFSLAYMRKIVSGLIREHEGRKVPVIMFTKGGGLWLESIADAGADALGLDWTCDLGEARQRVGNRVALQGNMDPTVLYAKPEAIRSEVGRILASYGKGTGHVFNLGHGITPEVNPEHAGAFLRAVHELSAQYHE; encoded by the coding sequence ATGACTGCCCTCAAGAACGACCGTTTCCTTCGTGCCCTGCTCAAGCAACCTGTGGACGTCACCCCTGTGTGGATGATGCGCCAGGCCGGTCGCTACCTGCCGGAATACCGCGCCAGTCGCGCCAACGCCGGCGACTTCATGAGCCTGTGCATGAACCCGGAGTTCGCCTGCGAAGTCACGATGCAGCCGCTGGACCGCTACCCGCAACTGGACGCGGCCATCCTCTTCTCCGACATCCTCACCATCCCTGACGCCATGGGCCAAGGCCTGTACTTTGAAACCGGCGAAGGCCCGCGTTTCAAGAAGGTCGTCAGCACCCTGGCCGATATCGAAGCGCTGCCGATCCCGGATCCGCACAAAGACCTCGGTTACGTGATGGACGCCGTGAGCACCATCCGCCGCGAACTCAACGGCCGCGTGCCGCTGATCGGCTTCTCCGGCAGCCCCTGGACCTTGGCCACCTACATGGTCGAAGGCGGCTCGTCGAAAGACTTCCGCAAGACCAAGGCCATGCTCTACGACAACCCACAGGCCATGCACCTGCTGCTGGACAAGCTGGCGCAGTCGGTCACTTCCTACCTCAACGCGCAGATCATGGCCGGCGCGCAAGCCGTGCAGATCTTCGACACCTGGGGCGGCAACCTGTCGGCGGCGGCGTACCAGGAATTCTCCCTGGCCTACATGCGCAAGATCGTCAGCGGCCTGATCCGCGAACACGAAGGCCGCAAAGTGCCGGTGATCATGTTCACCAAGGGTGGCGGCCTGTGGCTGGAAAGCATTGCCGACGCCGGTGCCGACGCCTTGGGCCTGGACTGGACGTGTGACTTGGGCGAAGCCCGCCAGCGCGTGGGCAACCGCGTCGCCCTGCAAGGCAACATGGACCCGACCGTGCTGTACGCCAAGCCAGAAGCGATCCGCAGCGAAGTCGGCCGCATCCTCGCCAGCTACGGCAAAGGCACTGGGCACGTGTTCAACCTCGGCCATGGCATCACCCCGGAAGTGAACCCGGAGCATGCGGGTGCGTTCCTGCGCGCGGTGCATGAGTTGTCGGCGCAGTATCACGAATAA
- a CDS encoding MFS transporter, translating to MDEVVAQLNDEFIEKGTPMFMRTVLALFSGGFATFALLYCVQPMMPALSHEFSINAAQSSLILSVATAMLAFGLLITGPISDRLGRKPVMVSALFCAALATIASGLMPTWEGILFMRALVGLSLSGLAAVAMTYLSEEIHPQHIGLAMGLYIGGNAIGGMSGRLIIGVLIDFVSWHTAMLIIGALALIAATVFWKILPESRNFRATSLKPRSLVDGFVMHFKDAGLPWLFLEAFLLMGAFVTMFNYIGYRLLADPYDLSQAVVGLLSLVYLSGIYSSAKIGSLADRLGRRRVLWSTIVLMLAGMALTLFTPLWLVVPGMLIFTFGFFGAHSVASSWIGRRAVKAKGQASSLYLFCYYVGSSIAGTAGGFFWHFAGWNGIGAFIIALLIGALLVALKLAKLPPLGQVTA from the coding sequence CTGGATGAAGTGGTGGCCCAGCTCAATGACGAGTTCATCGAAAAAGGCACGCCGATGTTCATGCGCACGGTGCTGGCGCTGTTCTCCGGTGGTTTCGCCACCTTTGCGCTGCTGTATTGCGTGCAGCCGATGATGCCGGCGCTGTCCCACGAATTTTCCATCAATGCGGCACAAAGCAGCCTGATCCTGTCGGTGGCCACGGCGATGCTGGCATTCGGTTTGCTGATTACCGGACCGATTTCCGACCGCCTGGGGCGCAAGCCGGTGATGGTCTCCGCGCTGTTCTGCGCCGCATTAGCCACCATCGCCAGCGGTCTGATGCCGACCTGGGAAGGCATCCTGTTCATGCGTGCACTGGTGGGCTTGTCGCTGAGCGGCCTGGCCGCCGTGGCAATGACCTACCTGAGCGAGGAGATCCATCCGCAGCACATCGGCCTGGCCATGGGTTTGTACATCGGCGGCAACGCGATTGGCGGCATGAGCGGGCGCCTGATCATCGGCGTGTTGATCGACTTCGTCAGCTGGCACACCGCCATGCTGATCATCGGCGCCCTGGCGCTGATTGCCGCCACGGTGTTCTGGAAAATCCTCCCCGAATCGCGCAACTTCCGCGCCACCAGCCTCAAGCCGCGCAGCCTGGTGGATGGCTTCGTCATGCACTTCAAGGACGCAGGCCTGCCGTGGCTGTTCCTCGAAGCATTCCTGCTGATGGGCGCGTTCGTGACGATGTTCAACTACATCGGCTATCGCCTGCTGGCCGATCCCTACGACCTCAGCCAAGCGGTGGTGGGCCTGCTGTCGCTGGTGTACCTCTCGGGTATCTACAGCTCGGCGAAAATCGGCTCCCTGGCCGACCGCCTCGGCCGCCGTCGTGTGCTGTGGAGCACCATCGTGCTGATGCTGGCCGGCATGGCCCTGACCCTGTTCACTCCACTGTGGCTGGTGGTGCCGGGCATGCTGATCTTCACCTTCGGCTTCTTCGGCGCCCACTCCGTGGCCAGCAGCTGGATCGGCCGCCGCGCGGTGAAAGCCAAGGGGCAGGCGTCGTCGCTGTACCTGTTCTGCTACTACGTGGGGTCGAGTATTGCCGGGACAGCGGGCGGGTTCTTCTGGCATTTTGCCGGGTGGAATGGGATTGGGGCGTTCATCATCGCGCTGCTGATCGGCGCGTTGCTGGTGGCGTTGAAGTTGGCGAAGTTGCCGCCGTTGGGACAGGTAACGGCATAA
- a CDS encoding type II toxin-antitoxin system HipA family toxin codes for MSRVKLLNVVTPQGHSGELSKGSQFAFSYASADAEREASLVMPYDPTPSVSNVLHPIFDMNVPEGFLADQIKRRMAKHMQVDEMRLLSIIGGNQIGRLTYQNPAEASVPVQAQVGLQQILSADSSQHVFEFLVETYFESGISGVQPKVLVPDLDKLAGNRKTMLSSDLIVKSGADEYAHLAQNEFLCMEAARIAGMETPPFWLSEGGDLFVMERFDLTPSGRLGFEDMAVLLGLNKDPHDNYKYSQSYETLAAVINHVCAQGEPLRELERFFSSVCLSVMVRNGDAHLKNFGVIYTHPGARETVQMAPVFDVTTTTVYEHYNPKSGRSLVDRTLAIKMNKTKAYPDRQQLMEFGRKYCAVEKPSVIIERIAEAMSEALGTHQARIDVELFSAMQAEWDGGRAMALHDSVSTGMKRKPVVKKPR; via the coding sequence ATGAGTAGAGTCAAATTGCTCAACGTTGTCACCCCTCAGGGACATTCAGGCGAATTGTCCAAGGGCTCGCAGTTTGCGTTTTCCTATGCGTCTGCTGATGCCGAGCGTGAGGCATCGCTGGTCATGCCCTACGACCCGACGCCTTCAGTCAGCAATGTGCTGCATCCGATTTTCGATATGAACGTACCAGAAGGTTTTCTGGCCGATCAGATCAAGCGACGGATGGCTAAACACATGCAGGTGGATGAGATGCGCCTGTTGTCGATCATCGGTGGGAACCAGATTGGACGGCTGACGTACCAGAATCCTGCCGAGGCGTCGGTTCCCGTACAGGCTCAGGTAGGGCTCCAGCAAATACTGTCAGCCGACAGCTCTCAACACGTATTTGAATTTCTGGTAGAGACGTATTTCGAGTCGGGCATTTCCGGCGTGCAGCCCAAGGTGCTGGTACCCGATCTGGACAAGCTCGCGGGCAACCGCAAAACCATGCTCAGTTCTGATCTGATCGTGAAATCTGGCGCCGATGAGTACGCTCACCTGGCCCAGAACGAATTCCTCTGCATGGAAGCTGCCCGAATAGCGGGCATGGAGACACCGCCTTTCTGGTTGTCCGAAGGAGGCGATCTGTTTGTCATGGAGCGCTTTGACCTGACACCCTCGGGGCGGCTTGGTTTTGAAGACATGGCCGTGTTGTTGGGGCTCAACAAAGATCCCCATGACAATTACAAGTACTCCCAGAGCTACGAAACCCTCGCTGCGGTCATCAACCACGTGTGCGCGCAAGGTGAACCGCTGCGTGAACTTGAGCGGTTTTTCTCTTCGGTTTGCTTGTCGGTCATGGTGCGTAACGGTGATGCTCACCTGAAAAACTTTGGTGTGATCTATACCCATCCGGGAGCCCGCGAAACGGTACAAATGGCGCCGGTATTCGATGTCACAACGACCACCGTGTATGAGCATTACAATCCCAAGTCCGGTCGTTCATTGGTTGATCGCACCCTGGCAATCAAAATGAACAAGACGAAGGCTTACCCAGACCGTCAGCAACTAATGGAGTTTGGTCGTAAGTACTGTGCGGTGGAGAAGCCGAGTGTGATCATCGAGCGAATCGCAGAGGCGATGTCCGAGGCGCTCGGTACGCATCAGGCGCGCATCGACGTCGAACTGTTTTCGGCGATGCAAGCTGAGTGGGACGGGGGACGTGCCATGGCGCTCCATGACTCGGTGTCCACTGGGATGAAGCGAAAACCTGTGGTGAAAAAACCGCGATGA
- a CDS encoding FAD-dependent oxidoreductase, translated as MAERLNNDFQFIDVGRKDPKKKLLRQRKKEFVEIYEPFKPQHSADQAHRCLGCGNPYCEWKCPVHNFIPNWLKLVAEGNILAAAELSHQTNTLPEVCGRVCPQDRLCEGACTLNDGFGAVTIGSVEKYITDTAFAMGWRPDMSKVKPTGKRVAIIGAGPAGLGCADVLVRGGVTPVVFDKNPEIGGLLTFGIPEFKLEKTVLSNRREVFTGMGIEFRLNTEIGKDVTMEQLLEEYDAVFMGMGTYTYMKGGFAGEDLPGVYDALDFLIANVNRNLGFEKSPEDFVDMKGKKVVVLGGGDTAMDCNRTSIRQGAKSVTCAYRRDEANMPGSRKEVKNAKEEGVKFLYNRQPIAIVGEDRVEGVKVVETRLGEPDARGRRSPEPIPGSEEIIPADAVVIAFGFRPSPAPWFEQFQIQTDSQGRVVAPEQGQYKHQTSNPKIFAGGDMVRGSDLVVTAIFEGRNAAEGILDYLGV; from the coding sequence ATGGCTGAACGTCTGAATAACGACTTCCAGTTCATCGATGTCGGGCGCAAAGATCCGAAGAAGAAACTGTTGCGTCAACGCAAGAAAGAGTTCGTGGAAATCTACGAACCCTTCAAACCCCAGCACTCGGCCGACCAGGCCCACCGCTGCCTGGGTTGCGGTAACCCGTATTGCGAATGGAAGTGCCCGGTGCACAACTTCATTCCCAACTGGCTCAAGTTGGTGGCCGAGGGCAACATCCTCGCCGCCGCCGAGCTGTCGCACCAGACCAACACGCTGCCGGAAGTCTGCGGCCGGGTGTGCCCGCAGGACCGTCTGTGCGAGGGTGCGTGCACCCTTAACGACGGCTTCGGCGCGGTGACCATCGGTTCGGTGGAGAAGTACATCACCGACACCGCGTTCGCCATGGGCTGGCGTCCGGACATGTCCAAGGTCAAGCCGACCGGCAAGCGCGTCGCCATCATCGGCGCCGGTCCTGCCGGCCTGGGCTGCGCCGACGTGCTGGTGCGTGGCGGCGTGACCCCGGTGGTGTTCGACAAGAACCCGGAAATCGGCGGCCTGCTGACCTTCGGCATCCCCGAGTTCAAGCTGGAAAAAACCGTCCTGAGCAACCGTCGTGAAGTGTTCACCGGTATGGGTATCGAGTTCCGCCTGAACACCGAAATCGGCAAAGACGTGACCATGGAGCAACTGCTCGAAGAATACGATGCTGTGTTCATGGGCATGGGCACCTACACCTACATGAAGGGCGGTTTTGCCGGTGAGGACCTGCCGGGCGTGTATGACGCGCTGGACTTCCTGATCGCCAACGTGAATCGCAACCTGGGCTTTGAAAAGTCGCCGGAAGATTTCGTCGACATGAAAGGCAAGAAGGTCGTGGTGCTGGGCGGTGGCGACACCGCGATGGACTGCAACCGCACCTCGATCCGCCAGGGCGCCAAGTCGGTGACCTGTGCCTATCGCCGTGACGAAGCCAACATGCCGGGCTCGCGCAAAGAGGTGAAGAACGCCAAGGAAGAAGGCGTGAAATTCCTCTACAACCGCCAGCCGATTGCGATTGTCGGTGAAGACCGCGTCGAAGGCGTGAAGGTGGTCGAGACCCGTCTCGGCGAACCAGACGCCCGTGGCCGTCGCAGCCCTGAGCCGATCCCGGGCTCCGAAGAAATCATCCCGGCGGATGCCGTGGTCATTGCTTTCGGTTTCCGCCCAAGCCCGGCGCCGTGGTTCGAGCAGTTCCAGATCCAGACCGACAGCCAGGGCCGCGTCGTGGCCCCGGAACAAGGCCAGTACAAGCATCAGACCAGCAACCCGAAGATCTTCGCCGGTGGCGACATGGTGCGTGGTTCCGACCTGGTGGTGACGGCGATCTTCGAAGGGCGCAATGCTGCCGAAGGGATCCTGGATTACCTGGGCGTCTGA
- a CDS encoding helix-turn-helix transcriptional regulator: MLLVNPPELGERIRQLRRAKGYSQAQLADRAKCNRKTIMDLEAGENVAMYTVFRVISALGMALEVVDKRIDLKSLADLVEHDE, from the coding sequence ATGTTGCTGGTTAATCCACCTGAGCTGGGTGAAAGAATACGGCAACTGCGTCGCGCCAAGGGCTATAGCCAAGCGCAACTGGCGGACCGTGCCAAGTGCAACCGCAAGACCATCATGGATCTTGAAGCGGGTGAAAATGTCGCGATGTATACCGTGTTCAGGGTGATTTCTGCCTTGGGAATGGCACTCGAAGTCGTCGATAAACGCATTGATCTCAAATCCCTGGCTGATCTGGTGGAGCACGATGAGTAG